One window of Deltaproteobacteria bacterium genomic DNA carries:
- a CDS encoding cytochrome C encodes MVTNLTLHDLPLPLPANEMFLKVLLVLAFIAHIIFVNLMVGGSILTLVFQFMGRQQDRYDLLAKKLAKTITVNKSLAVVLGVAPLLLINVLYTVFFYSANILTGNAWISVVPLVAIAFLLTYLHQYSWERLAANKMLHISINIVATAIFLVVPMIFLANVNLMLFPERWGEVRGFSSALLMPSVLPRYFHFLAASVVLTALFLVGFWSRPLAKEEVREMGFDVNKLQRELYLIAFMVSLSQLIIGPILLLTLPRPGISWALIATVGIGAVASLPALVLMWLEIIAETPVIGRRYWSVIASLGLTTLLMASGRHLYREEAIRSAKAAVQLKANMPIGVLR; translated from the coding sequence ATGGTTACAAATCTTACGCTACATGACTTGCCGCTGCCACTTCCAGCAAACGAGATGTTTCTAAAAGTCCTTTTGGTACTCGCTTTTATTGCGCATATTATATTTGTGAATCTGATGGTTGGCGGATCGATATTGACGCTTGTTTTTCAATTCATGGGTCGTCAGCAGGATCGATATGATTTACTCGCAAAGAAATTGGCAAAGACGATCACAGTTAATAAAAGTTTGGCGGTGGTTTTGGGTGTAGCGCCACTGCTACTAATCAATGTCTTGTATACCGTCTTCTTCTATAGCGCCAATATTCTAACAGGAAATGCCTGGATCTCTGTAGTTCCTTTGGTCGCAATAGCATTTTTACTTACTTATCTGCATCAATACAGTTGGGAGCGGCTTGCAGCGAACAAGATGCTTCATATTAGCATCAATATAGTCGCTACAGCGATATTTCTTGTGGTGCCAATGATATTTCTCGCCAACGTTAACCTAATGTTATTCCCAGAAAGGTGGGGTGAAGTTAGGGGATTCAGCTCGGCGTTGCTAATGCCAAGTGTGCTCCCACGATATTTTCATTTTTTAGCGGCATCAGTGGTGCTTACAGCATTATTTCTCGTTGGATTCTGGTCGCGGCCGTTAGCTAAGGAAGAAGTCCGCGAAATGGGCTTTGATGTAAATAAGTTGCAAAGGGAGCTCTATTTAATAGCTTTCATGGTCTCTCTATCTCAATTAATAATTGGGCCCATATTGCTACTTACTCTCCCGAGGCCAGGTATATCCTGGGCTTTGATTGCTACTGTCGGAATTGGCGCAGTAGCATCCTTACCTGCATTGGTTTTGATGTGGCTAGAAATAATAGCCGAAACACCAGTTATTGGTCGGCGCTACTGGAGTGTCATTGCGTCACTGGGGTTGACAACGTTACTCATGGCGTCCGGACGCCACCTATATCGGGAAGAAGCTATTCGTTCTGCAAAAGCGGCGGTGCAACTGAAAGCGAATATGCCGATCGGTGTCCTCAGATAA